Sequence from the Priestia megaterium genome:
TCCTTCAAACGGCTGATCGCTAATATTCACATCGTCTACAAAATCTTTCATAATAATTCGAACCGGCTTGTTATGTTTGAGCACTAATACCGTATTTTGACCGTGCGGGGAAAATACAGTTCCGTATTGATACAAGTAATGAAGAAGCGGCGGCAACACAGCGCTGGTTAACGCATCAATCCACTCGGCAGGAGTTAAGCCCGACTTTTCTATATAAGATGAAACTAAAGCTTTCCCTTTACTGTCAACATGTAAAAGCGCAGCTAGCGTAATCGCATGCTCTCCTTCTTCTAACTCTTGATAGATGCTTTCACGCCAAACGACTCCCAGCATTTCTAAATACTGATAAGGCGCGTTTTTAATAGAAGCAAACGTCGGCTGAGTTACGTTTAACGTAGCCACTTCACCTAAAAGTCCTACTTTGCACGTATCTTTTAAAAACACATCGCGATCTCGTATGCCTTTAATGTGCTGAGTTACTTGAGGAGCAATTACCGTACGCTCACTTGGAAGCCCTCTGTATACAAGGGTATTTAATATACTCATGGGAAGCTTTACATGATATTTATCTCTATTTGTTGTATTCACAAATGTACGAATCGACTGCTGAGGAAAGTATTGATCTTCACCTTCTCCTAAAGGAACGATTAAATCATTTGCAATGTATTCAGCGAATAAAGGAACAATCACATTCATCCACTGCCATTCATGGACGGGAATATAGTAATAGTCCGCTGCTAAAAGGTCTTGGCTTGTTAATTCTTTTTCAAATTCAGCTAGCGTCTCACCGCTTAGCTCCTGCTTCATGACATCATCGAAGCCGAGGGTATCTAATGAATGAAACGAAGCAATTTGCTTCGCAACAGCAATCCATGAAAGCTGAATTTTTTGTTTTTGCTCAGGTGCAAACCGCAGATAATCATCATAGCCAAACCCGATGCGCCCTTTGTTGTATGTAATCCAAGGATGTCCTGTCATTTCACCTTCTAGCTCCGCATAATCCATATCTGCTAATTCATCAGCTGATTTTCGATTTTGCAAATGCACGTCTGCTATTAATGTATGAAAATATTCTTTTGCTAAGTGACCTGCGGTTGAGCTAGACATTCCTTTGTCTTCAGATAAGCTAATTAACAGCTGCAAGGCCTCCGAAAATGTAGGGGTTGACGCTTTAGATGTCAGCTTAATACTTTCTGGCAATACAGAAAAACTGTCAAACAATCGCTGTTTCGCTTGATATGTATACGTAACGCCCCGGTGGTCTTCCCATCGATACGTGGCAAGCGCACCCTGCTTTTGCAGCTGTTTTGGCTCAATAATATTTTCATACATGAATTCCTGCAGCATTTTAGCTAAAAGCTGTCGATTTGCTTTTTCCCATGATTGCTTATTAAATACGGAAAGATTCGTTTCTTTGATTTTCATCCTTCATTCTCCTTTACTTGTCTTAGAATAGGGATTGTTTTATTACGCAGCGGCATTACAGCGCTAGCAGCTAGCAAAGCAGCGGCACCAGCTGCTAAAGGAAGCGCTAAATTTACTTTGCTGATTTCTAGTGCTAAAAGCGGTGCAATCAGCAGGGCAATATTTTGAACAGCAATAAGCCAGCTGTAATAGTAAGCAGCTCCTTCTTTGCTTTTTTGAAATAAATAGATATCAAGTATAACCATGCTGAGATAAAACCCGGCTCCATATAAAATTCGGCTTATAATAAACATGCTGAGATGATCGGCATATGCTTGCAAACATAGCAGTAAAGCACTAGCACCCGTTACGCCATAAAAAAGCGGTATAACTTTGCCATTAAATAGCTTTGTAGGTACCGTAAGCTTTAAGACGATCGCCATAATGCTCGGCATCACATATAACAAAGCGCTGCCTTGACTGCTCATGCCATATGTTTCATTTGTAAACAATGTAAAATAAGGGCGAATGACATTGTGTCCAAGGTGAAAAAAGAAAATAGCCAGCAAATAGAAAAAAATAGGCTCGTTTATACTTTGAATGTATGGTGGTATTTTTTCTTTTTTTAAAGATGAAGCTTTTCTTGTTAAGAGCCATACGGCCAGTACCATATCAGCTAAAGCAAAGTATTGATATACTTTAAGCGGCATTTCCCATGCAATAATCGTACTTCCAAACAAGCTAGCGACAATAATAGCCGTATGAACAATAAATACATAGGTTGTTGCAGCACTTGCCTTTTTCTGTCCATTTTTCATGCCGCCTACTAAATATGGGTATAAAAGATATAAACTGCTTTGAAACACAAGTAATACTAACGAAGTGGCTAAAAACCCATAAAAAGTAGAAACTTCGCTCAGAATGACTTTAACTAAGGCTGTCATTAGAAGTGACGCTACGATTATATGTTTTACTTTCCACTTCTTAAGCAGCATTCCCCATAAAGGAGTCATAACAATAACCACAATCCGGCAGCAAATAATAAAAAAAGACGTCATTGCGACTCCATCTACATGGAAAGCATTTGTAAAATACTGCGGATAAAATGGTGATAATAACACTTCCGACGTCATGGTCATAAACAAACAGATAAAAACAAAACGCGGAGAAATCATCTCTTAAAATCCAAACTTTTGGAAAACAGTATTTTTATATATTTTATACACGCTTTCGCCTGCAATTTGGTTAATCAAAACCGCATTGCGATAAGCGCCTAAACCTAAGTCTGGTGCTCCAACCCCGTGTGTATGAAGCTCTCCGTTTTGAACAAATAGCGGGGCTCCTTTTTTCTTCATCTCAACTTGATAGAGTTCGTTAATTTTCAGCTGTCCTTTTTCATCAAACAGCAAATGTTCTTTTAAACCTTCCATAAAAGCAGGCTCTTTTGCATGATAGCCCGTGGCCATAATGACAATTTCACTTTCTTCTTTTTCAAACGAGTCCTGCTCGTATTGGTGAAGAGTAAGAAGATGTGTATCGTTTGTCTTTTCAACGCCTGCAAGTTCCGTAAGCGCGCGCATCGTTAGCGGCACTTCTTTTCCTCCAATTGTTCGTTCGTAAATCAAATCATAAATATCACCGATCGTTTCAAAGCTTATTCCTTTGTATAAAAGAGCTTGATTTCGTAAAACGCTCTCTTTTTTCTCTTCAGGCAATCTGTAAAAATAGCGGGTATAATCAGGTGAAAAATGTTCAAGGCCAAGCTTTGAATATTCCATCGGATAAAACCCTTTTGAGCGAGTATACCAATTCAGCTTATAGTCAAACTGAGGCTGCTGTTGAAGTAAGTCATAGACAATTTCAGCTGCGCTTTGACCAGAGCCAATTACGGTTATACTTTTAGCCTTCAGCGTTTGCTCACGCTTCATTTTATAATGAGCGGAGTGATAAAACGTATTGCTTGCCACTGTTTGAAAGTCTCTTGGCACCACGGGCTGCGTACCTACTCCGGTTACAAGATGATAGCTGTAATAGGTATGAAGCTTTCCTTCTTTTTCAACCGTTACTTCATAAAAAGGTTTAGCTTCTTCATGCATTTTCACTTCTATTACTGTGCTGTTAAATTCAAGCCCACTCAGCTGGCTCGCTACCCAGCGGCAATAGTGATTGTATTCATTTCTCGGAATATGAAACTTCTCAAAGAAATAAAACTGATACAAGCGCTCATGCTCATGCAAATAATTTAAGAACGTGTACGGACTCTTCGGATCCACCATCGTGACCACGTCCGCCATAAACGGAACTTGAAGAGTTGTCCCTTCCAAAAGCATTCCTGGATGCCAATTAAACTCATTTTTTTGTTCAAAACATTTATATGTACAATCTGTTTTATCAATCAAAGCTGCTAATCCTAAATTAAATGGACCAACTCCTACTCCAATTACGTCTAAAACGTACCGTTGTTCCATTCGCTCCACCTTCTTTCAAATACTTTTCTTTCACATTTCAGCAATACACCTGTTTTATCAGGCAGCGACACTTCTTTTATAAATTGAAACCCGCATTTTTTAAATACTGCAATCATCTTTTCATTTCGTATATCTGGTTCCGCTATTACTTTAGCAGTACCTGCTACCTCGAACTTGTGCTTTAGCAAACTAAGAAGGAGCGGATAAATATAGCCTTTTCCTAAAAAAGCAGGTTCTCCAATTAATAAATGAATCCCTTGATCTCCTTTTTCATAAGGGTAATAGTTACTGATAATATCGCCTTCAACCGTATAAGATTCCCAATAGCTCATAGGTACACCGTCAATTTCTCCAATTAGCAGTTTTTGATGGGAATCAGCTAGAAATGTTTTTAAATGCTGCTCATACGCCTGTTTTGAAATATTTAAATTCCAATACGGAATAACATGCGGTTCATGCATCCACTTGTACAGCCGTTCGAAATCTTTTGCAAAAGAAACAGAGCGAAAGGTGATGCTCTGCTCCTTTTGCTGAATCATAAATGGATACTGCGTTTGTAATGCTGATTTCATACACGTACACCTGCAGATTCGTACAGAGGATTTTTAACATTTACGTAAACAGACTGCGTTTCAAGAGAGCCTACCAGCTCATCCATATCATGAACGCGCGTTAAAAAATTGGCTTTGCAGGGCAGCACTTTCTCTTCTAACATTGATGAAACAAGCCCTGTATGATCTTTTTCTTTGTACATCTCTATTTCTTGTCGCAGAATCAATAGCAGATCTGACTCTTGAACGAGGCCAGCTGCACCAAAAGCATTAACCAATCCTAAAATATGATTAAAAAATACGTAATAACGAAATCTTTCTTCTGCTACAGCGTCATCACATACCGTATCGCTTTCTCCGTTTAAGGAAGGAAGCAGCTTGCGAAGCTCTTGTTCCTTTGATTTCATAAAGTAATAGCCTTGGTTGTCACGGTAGTAAAACACCGATGGATATCCGTTTTCATCAAGTTTAATAACGGAATTTTGCTGATGAGCTTCCAGCGCAATTCCTTTTTGAGTGTAAAGCCACATCATAGGATGAAAAGAGACATCTAAATAGCGTTTAAACCAGCGCTTGCTTATGTCTTCATTCGTGCTATTTTCACTTGCAGCAATATAATTAATAATATTTTCAATTTGAGAAGCTTTCCCAAACACATGATCTTGACACAAACTTGCTAGAAGTGTTGTTCGGTCCCCTTGCTCACCTTGAAAAGGATTGCTTCGAATCATGACTTCAAACCCAAGCTCCTTTTTTCCAAGCGCGATGTAAGCAGGGTCTTCAATCACTTGAAAAGCCGGATGATTTTCTTGAAGCTCCGCCTGTAATCCCTTTTGCAATAAACGGCTAACTTCTACCCCTCTGCTTAATTCTTTGCGTTTATTCACTCTCAGTGAATTAGTAATCTTCACCGGAATAGAAAATTTGTACATCACATCTGCATCTTCACTGTATACGGTTCTAACAGACGAAGTCGGATAAAACGGCTGACCGTGTGGCCCTAGATAAGCAAGCCTGCCTTTTTGAATCCATTCACACACTTCTTCTTTTCCTAAAAGATAACGAGCTTGCAGCGGATGCATAGGTATAAGTGAATAATCGTCCGCTTGGCAATACAACTGTATGAATTCTTCAGAAACTGTCTTATCTTTTTTCAGCTGCTCTTTAATAAGCTGTGAAGCGGTTTGACTCCCAGCGGACTGTTCTGCAACAAGAGATTTATGTGCTTTAAAATAATGAAGCTGAAATTTCCCGTTCACTTCAGGTCCAAACACCTCTTCTTCTTCAGGTAATATTCCTTGACGGCTTTTAGGTGTCGGATGCAGCTGGTGGCCAATAAGCAATGACTGCTCAGATTCTAAGAACGTTTTGTCCCATTTATAGCACGTCTCTAACTCTTTCTGTCTTTTTTCAATAAACAATTTCATATTTTCATAGCTTAATAGCACACGTACAATTAGCTCATTCACCTGTAGTAAATGATCCGTTACTTCTTTTAAAAGAAAGGCCAAAAGAGTGACGATATCTAACTCCTTAAGCTCCCCTTGCTGAATACGATAAGAAAAGTTTGAAAAGAACAAGTGACGTCCGGTGGCTGAGCGATACTTTACTGGAAAGTAAAGAGTTACCGGCTGTTTTTCTAGTCTAAGAACGAGCCTTTCCTCGCTTTTCATTTCTGAAACGGACTCCCATACTCCCTTACCTGTTTCTCGAATATAGCAATTAATCATGTTTTGCATCGTAATAAAATTAGCCGATAACTGAGCGTTCACGTAATCGCTCCTCCTTTTTCTCCAACTCTTTTCCTAAAGCCACGACTTCCTCTAACTGAGTGGCAACAGAATCAACTGTAATCATAGGATTTAACATCGTTAGCTTTAAATAAGCTTGCTCATTATGCTTTGTTTTTGCCATGATAAAAGTGCCTTTTTCGTATAAGTGCTGCTGAATAAGCTGATTCAACTTATTTTCATAATGCTGCTGTTTTTGACAATCACCATATAAAGTATCTGGCACATAGCGAAATACAACCGCGTTCATATAAGGATCATTTAACACCGCAATATTCCTTTGCTTTCGTAAATGTTCAGCTGTTTGCTTAGCCGTTTCAATCGTATGGTCAACCATTTTTCCATACTCATTTGTACCTACTGCACGGAAAGTCAGCCATAGCTTCAAGGCGTCAAATCGTTTTGTTGTTTGAATACTGCGATCTACCAAATGAACATACTCATCTTCTTCAGGATTTAGATAATCTGCATGAAGCTGAATGTGTTTAAACATAGCTTGATCCTTCAGTAGAAATGCACCGCAGCTTACCGGCTGATAAAACCACTTATGAAAATCCATCGTAATAGAATCTGCTTGTTCAAGAGCTTTTAAGCGTTCACGATATTTATGTGAAAATAGCAGCGCTCCTCCATAAGCGGCGTCAGCATGAAGCCAAAGCCCTTCTTTTTTAGCTAGCTCACTCATTTCAAAAAGAGGATCTACGCTTCCAAAATCCGTCGTGCCTGCCGTTGCCACAATAGCAAAAGGAAGGTTCCCCTTTTCTTTGACTTCCCGTATCGCTTCTTCTAAATTTTCTATATCCATCTCATGTCTCTCGTTGCACTTTACACTCACCACTGCATTCATGCCCAGTCCAAGCTGAGCTGCAGATTGCTGCACCGTAAAGTGGGCTTTTTCCGAGCAGAAAATCCGCAGTTTTTTAGCTTCAAACGGTAAGCCTTCTTCGCTAACATCAATTGAAAATGCAGCATGACAATATTCATTACGAGCAAGCAGAAGTCCCATATAATTCGACTGAGTCCCTCCGCTTGTAAAAACGCCCGAAGAAGAGCTTGGATAACCAATTTGTTTTGTTAACTCATCAATCACTTGATCTTCTATATACGTAGCTGCCGGACTTTGATCCCACGAGTCCATAGATTGATTCAAAGCAGAAATCATCACTTCCGCAGCAAGGGCCGGTATAATGGGAGGACAATGCAAGTGCGCCATTGCTCCGGGATGAGAAATATGAAGTGAATGGTTTAGAACTAACGCTTGTACGTCATCAAACAGATCTTCTAACGGCTGTTCGTGTTCGCTAAAATAGACGGAACGATTGACTAAGTTCGTTAAATCATTAACGTTAATGTGAGTATAAGGCGATTGTAATTCACGGTAGTGACGTTTAATCACCTCAGTCATTCCAACTATCATCGCTTCATAATTCTC
This genomic interval carries:
- a CDS encoding IucA/IucC family protein yields the protein MKIKETNLSVFNKQSWEKANRQLLAKMLQEFMYENIIEPKQLQKQGALATYRWEDHRGVTYTYQAKQRLFDSFSVLPESIKLTSKASTPTFSEALQLLISLSEDKGMSSSTAGHLAKEYFHTLIADVHLQNRKSADELADMDYAELEGEMTGHPWITYNKGRIGFGYDDYLRFAPEQKQKIQLSWIAVAKQIASFHSLDTLGFDDVMKQELSGETLAEFEKELTSQDLLAADYYYIPVHEWQWMNVIVPLFAEYIANDLIVPLGEGEDQYFPQQSIRTFVNTTNRDKYHVKLPMSILNTLVYRGLPSERTVIAPQVTQHIKGIRDRDVFLKDTCKVGLLGEVATLNVTQPTFASIKNAPYQYLEMLGVVWRESIYQELEEGEHAITLAALLHVDSKGKALVSSYIEKSGLTPAEWIDALTSAVLPPLLHYLYQYGTVFSPHGQNTVLVLKHNKPVRIIMKDFVDDVNISDQPFEGLQQLSFELKEVLRSEEPEGLTQFILTGLFICHFRYLATILEEHEGVEEADFWKSVRAEILRYQASFPHLKKRFELFDLLRPTITKLTLNRNRMFDYGYEDDGDRPHASEYGTVQNALHEVSEKAVQ
- a CDS encoding MFS transporter, giving the protein MISPRFVFICLFMTMTSEVLLSPFYPQYFTNAFHVDGVAMTSFFIICCRIVVIVMTPLWGMLLKKWKVKHIIVASLLMTALVKVILSEVSTFYGFLATSLVLLVFQSSLYLLYPYLVGGMKNGQKKASAATTYVFIVHTAIIVASLFGSTIIAWEMPLKVYQYFALADMVLAVWLLTRKASSLKKEKIPPYIQSINEPIFFYLLAIFFFHLGHNVIRPYFTLFTNETYGMSSQGSALLYVMPSIMAIVLKLTVPTKLFNGKVIPLFYGVTGASALLLCLQAYADHLSMFIISRILYGAGFYLSMVILDIYLFQKSKEGAAYYYSWLIAVQNIALLIAPLLALEISKVNLALPLAAGAAALLAASAVMPLRNKTIPILRQVKENEG
- a CDS encoding lysine N(6)-hydroxylase/L-ornithine N(5)-oxygenase family protein, whose protein sequence is MEQRYVLDVIGVGVGPFNLGLAALIDKTDCTYKCFEQKNEFNWHPGMLLEGTTLQVPFMADVVTMVDPKSPYTFLNYLHEHERLYQFYFFEKFHIPRNEYNHYCRWVASQLSGLEFNSTVIEVKMHEEAKPFYEVTVEKEGKLHTYYSYHLVTGVGTQPVVPRDFQTVASNTFYHSAHYKMKREQTLKAKSITVIGSGQSAAEIVYDLLQQQPQFDYKLNWYTRSKGFYPMEYSKLGLEHFSPDYTRYFYRLPEEKKESVLRNQALLYKGISFETIGDIYDLIYERTIGGKEVPLTMRALTELAGVEKTNDTHLLTLHQYEQDSFEKEESEIVIMATGYHAKEPAFMEGLKEHLLFDEKGQLKINELYQVEMKKKGAPLFVQNGELHTHGVGAPDLGLGAYRNAVLINQIAGESVYKIYKNTVFQKFGF
- a CDS encoding GNAT family N-acetyltransferase, whose amino-acid sequence is MKSALQTQYPFMIQQKEQSITFRSVSFAKDFERLYKWMHEPHVIPYWNLNISKQAYEQHLKTFLADSHQKLLIGEIDGVPMSYWESYTVEGDIISNYYPYEKGDQGIHLLIGEPAFLGKGYIYPLLLSLLKHKFEVAGTAKVIAEPDIRNEKMIAVFKKCGFQFIKEVSLPDKTGVLLKCERKVFERRWSEWNNGTF
- a CDS encoding IucA/IucC family protein — encoded protein: MNAQLSANFITMQNMINCYIRETGKGVWESVSEMKSEERLVLRLEKQPVTLYFPVKYRSATGRHLFFSNFSYRIQQGELKELDIVTLLAFLLKEVTDHLLQVNELIVRVLLSYENMKLFIEKRQKELETCYKWDKTFLESEQSLLIGHQLHPTPKSRQGILPEEEEVFGPEVNGKFQLHYFKAHKSLVAEQSAGSQTASQLIKEQLKKDKTVSEEFIQLYCQADDYSLIPMHPLQARYLLGKEEVCEWIQKGRLAYLGPHGQPFYPTSSVRTVYSEDADVMYKFSIPVKITNSLRVNKRKELSRGVEVSRLLQKGLQAELQENHPAFQVIEDPAYIALGKKELGFEVMIRSNPFQGEQGDRTTLLASLCQDHVFGKASQIENIINYIAASENSTNEDISKRWFKRYLDVSFHPMMWLYTQKGIALEAHQQNSVIKLDENGYPSVFYYRDNQGYYFMKSKEQELRKLLPSLNGESDTVCDDAVAEERFRYYVFFNHILGLVNAFGAAGLVQESDLLLILRQEIEMYKEKDHTGLVSSMLEEKVLPCKANFLTRVHDMDELVGSLETQSVYVNVKNPLYESAGVRV
- a CDS encoding pyridoxal phosphate-dependent decarboxylase family protein — protein: MAPFEKWFLSSSKESLENYEAMIVGMTEVIKRHYRELQSPYTHINVNDLTNLVNRSVYFSEHEQPLEDLFDDVQALVLNHSLHISHPGAMAHLHCPPIIPALAAEVMISALNQSMDSWDQSPAATYIEDQVIDELTKQIGYPSSSSGVFTSGGTQSNYMGLLLARNEYCHAAFSIDVSEEGLPFEAKKLRIFCSEKAHFTVQQSAAQLGLGMNAVVSVKCNERHEMDIENLEEAIREVKEKGNLPFAIVATAGTTDFGSVDPLFEMSELAKKEGLWLHADAAYGGALLFSHKYRERLKALEQADSITMDFHKWFYQPVSCGAFLLKDQAMFKHIQLHADYLNPEEDEYVHLVDRSIQTTKRFDALKLWLTFRAVGTNEYGKMVDHTIETAKQTAEHLRKQRNIAVLNDPYMNAVVFRYVPDTLYGDCQKQQHYENKLNQLIQQHLYEKGTFIMAKTKHNEQAYLKLTMLNPMITVDSVATQLEEVVALGKELEKKEERLRERSVIG